TGCGTTCAATAACGAACTGTTTTTTACACGCCGCATGCTGCGTGCTGGCCGTAACTTCAGTATAAACTGGAAAGTGAATCAACGCTATTCCGATATTTTCAGCGAACCTGAAAACAGCACGGCGTTTTTTACTGAATCAGGCACACTAACGCGCACGCAACGCCAGCGAAACCTGCAGGACGATGTACGCAGCGAACAAACGTTGAATGTGTCGTGGACAGAGCCGGTAGGGAAATTTTCGAAACTGGTAATTAGTGCTGATGCCAATACCCGCACGCTGAAAAACGACCGTAACGTATATAAGGTCGATTCGCTCAACAGTACTGTGCTTGAGTTTCAGCCCACGCTGAGTAATGATTTTGAATATACGTTCCGTTATGCTTCGGCCGGACTCCGCTACAACTTCGAAAAGAAAAAGAAAAGCATTACCGTGGGTGCTGCTGTCCGCCAGTCGCAACTGATAGGCCGTTCGCTCGATCAGCCCGGCAACAGCAGCGGTGTGTTTACCAATGTGCTGCCCTTTTTCCGTTATAACTACGATTTCAGCAAGGTGAGAAAACTCTGGATTGTGTATTCGAGCGATCTTACGCCGCCTGATATTTCGAGCCTGAATCCGGTGGTAGATGTATCAGACCCGCTCAATATCTCGTCGGGCAATGCGCTGCTGCGACCAGAAGAGCTGCACAATTTATTTATTCAATACATGGCTCCTGATCCTACCGGCAATTTTACGTTTGTGGTGAGTTCCAATTTCTCGCGCTCGTTGCACGCCATTGTTAACAGTGTATCGCTTGATACGCTTGGCCGCCGTTTTTCAATGCCGGTAAACGGTAAGCCGAGAGACAATGGCTATGTGATGATGTTCATAGAAGGAAAGGTGGAGAAATTGAAGAGTTCGGTCAACTTTACACTAACGCCTACTTACGGTCAAACCTGGTCGGTTATTAACGCTGCCAACAACCGGAACACAAGTCTCAGTAACGAAGCCATTCTGGGCTGGCGCTTTTTACCTTCTGATAGTTTTGAATTGGGAGCAAGAGCTTCGCTGATCGTATCCGACGGAAGATATACACTGACACCGCAAAACAACAACCGTTTTATTACGCAAACCTACACCGCCTCACTGTTGTGGCAAACCAAATGGGGATTTGTACTTGAATCGGCATTCGACTATACCATCGCCACCAATCAGAATACCGGCATTCAAACCCGTTTTCCGCTCTGGAATTCATCGGTATCTTACATGTTCCTGAAAGGCAAAAAAGGACAGATGAAGCTCAATGTATTTGATATGCTGAATACCAATACCGGCATTGAGCAGAATGTGGAGGATACCTTTGTGGAAATACAACGTTACACTACGCTGCGCCGCTACGTGATGCTGAGTTTCACTTACAAAATTGGTAAGGCGCCGGAAACAATGGATGGCCCGCGTGGCGGACGACGGATGATGATGATGCACAGGTAAGTGGAAGATGAATTCTAATTAGTTGAAGGCGACTCGGAGTCGCCTTTTTTTGTTTGTGAAATCAGGTAAGCGATTCCATTTAACAATATTCCAACCAAAACGTATGCGTAGGCAATAATCAGGAACGTAGTGAATTTATGTTGCCACAGGTAGCAAATTAGTATTGCAATGCAGAGATAAAAAATGGAAATGATTCCGCTTACGAAAAATACCGTTGATTCAAAATCGTTGTCATCATCTTCTGTATTACTATCAATAATAAAATTCTCTAATGTGTGAATGCTTAAGAATGAAAGTGACAGATTTATCGCATACCAGGTAATGGAGAAGCAGGCAACGAATGAAAAGATAGCGATATAATCCTTTTGAGAATAAACGCAGGTTTCAGTAAATAAATAGCCACAAACCAGAACGGAATATTGCCAGCAAGCGAAAGCGCAATACTTCTGATATTCAAAGGTAGTTTTTGAAAGTCTTCAATCCAGCTCATTGTATATGGATAAGTGTTGAATTATAAATATACAAAAAAGCCCGTTGTTTGCTTCAAAACAACGGGCCAGACCGGGGATGTAAACAATGCTTAATTTCGGGGAGGCGGCATCATGATATCGCGGTTTTGCATCATTTTGCGGCGGAAATCGACTTCCAGCAGTTTGAATTCGGCGGCAGTAACCTGTTTGCCTTTCGGTGTTTTTATTTCTTTTGTTTTTACTGTTTTTGAAAATCCGGTAGCCACCGTATGTATGCGTCCGTTGTCCACATCATATTCCAGAATCATTCCTTTTAGTTCGCCGGAAGCTTCAGGGCCGGCGCTCAGGGCAAATCCTTCGGCGTACCACGCTACAATGGGAATTGTGTCAAGCACCGAATCAAGTTTCATCTCTTCATTAATGAACTGCATTTGTTTTGTCCAGCGCACGTGTTGTGTGGTAGCTTTGCGGCAGGTATAACCGAGAATGGTTTTGGTTTCGGGGCTTAGTGTCCAGCTTTCGGGCGTGAGTGTATCATTCACGATATATACATTTTTTCCCAGTTCGCGCAGGCTGCTTTTTTTACGTTTTTCGTAATCTGTAAATACTTCAGTATTGTCGGAAGCGCCAATTACATGAACCACCAAACCATCTTCACCGCTGTCGTTGGTGTTGGTACTTTCCTGTACGTTGCGCAGCAGTGTTTGTTTGCCCGAAAAGAGCAGTTCGAGTTTTTGGGTAATTACATGTTCGCCGCCGCCGCCGGGAGGCTGGAATTGCGGCGGAGCCTGAAATTTTACCTTTACCGTACGGGTATATGAAATGGTTCCTTCGGTAATTTGTGCACACAACGCACTTCCTGCGAGCATAAACAGGGGCAGGATTTTCATAACATGGATGTTCATAGTCGTTTTTTTTTAATGCTCCAAAAATAGATTGTACGGCTACCGGGCGGGGTTAACAGACTATGATCTGTGGTTAATTAAGGTTAAGGTTGAATTCACACAGTGAAAGCTCTTTTTATCTTAGTGCCATGATGTTTGTATTGTTAAAGTCAAAAAGCAAAATGCGGCTGCTTATGCTGCTGGCTATTTTGATGATTGCCGGGTTTCAGGTGGTTTGGTTGTTTGAAAGTTATCAGCGTGAAAACCGTTTGCTGCGTAATGAACTTTCGGCCATGTTTCGTGAAACGGCGCTTGGTGATTTATTTCCTGATATGCTGAAGGCTGATTCGTTAGCCGGAAACCGGTTATATACCAACCTGGGCGATAATGCGCAAATGATGGTTTTCCTGAATAAGGATTCTCAACTTCTTTCCGACTCTCCTGTGCGCTCAATTCCTCCCGGAATCGAGCGCCGGATTCACATTGTGTCCGGCAGAGAACAGCTGATGAATAACTTTGTATCGCCCGATAAATTACTGGCCGATTTCACCAAACAACTGGAAGAAGAAGGGTATTCGTTTCAGGTGAAAATTTTACCTGCAATGCCTTTCGATAAAAAACTCAAGTCGGTTGCGGATACAATTTATACGCACACTGTGCCGGTTTGTCTTTCCGAAAATCTGAAAAATCCGATTCCCGATGGATTTTATAATGCAGCCATCACCGGCTTCAAAACGCATTTGCTGAAACGTATCTGGCCACAGTTTGCGCTTTCGTTTCTGCTCATTTTTGTAACGGTGCTTGCATTTTATGTGCTGTGGCGCAATATGAATACACAGCAACAGTTGCTTCGCCAGAAAGATCAGCTGGTGAGCAATATTACACATGAACTGAAAACACCGGTAGCCACGGTAAGTGTGGCGCTCGAAGCCATTCAGCGTTTCGACTCGGCGGCCAGTCCGGAGCGTACCCGTGAATATCTTGCTATTGCCCGGCAGCAGTTGCAGCGCCTTAACCTGCTTATTGATAAAGTGCTTCGCCTGTCTATGTTTGAAGGCGGTAAAATTGAACTTAGTTTCTCAACCGTATCGCTGAACGAGCTTGCTGAAGAAGTGGTGCAGCCATTGAAATTGCAGTTTGAGTCGGCCGGAGGCGTGCTTTTATGGGAACCGGAAAACGAGCCGCTGACTATTTATGCCGATAAGCAACATATCACCAGTTTACTCTTTAACCTGCTCGACAATGCGCTGAAATACGGAGGTACGCCACCGGAAACCGTGCTGCGGATTTATTCCGAAACTGATTTTGCCGTGATGGAAGTGAGCGATAACGGAAGCGGAATCGATGAATCGTACCGGCAGAAAATATTTGAACCCTTCTTCCGAATACCCGGCAGGGGAAGCAGCCATAACGTAAAAGGACATGGTCTGGGATTAAGTTATGTGGCCGAAATAGTCAGGCTTCATCATGGCTCCGTGGAGGTAAAAAATCATGGAAAAGGTGCTGTATTTAGTGTAAAATTACCTTTGAATAATGGCTGAAGCGGTTAAACTTTTGTATGTGGAAGACGAGCCTTTTCTGGCGCGCATTGTGAAGGAAAGCCTCGAAGGACGTGGTTACGAAGTTGTGCATACGCCCGACGGGGCAAAGGTCTTGACACTGCTCGAACAATCGCTGCCTGATGTGTGTGTGCTTGATGTGATGCTGCCTAATGTGGACGGCTTCGAAATTTCGCGCGAAATAAAAACGCGCTATCCGCAGCTGCCGGTGTTGTTTGTGACCGCCAAAACCGAAGCGGGTGATGCCATTGAAGGCCTTCGAACAGGCGCGTTCGATTACATACGCAAGCCATTTAGTATGGAAGAATTAATTGTGCGTATTGAAAATGTGCTGCGCATTACACGCGCATTGCCACAACAAACAACAGAAGTGATGCTGGGCGACTACCTGCTCAACACACACCATCAGTTGCTGACTTATAAAACGGATCAGCCGCTCAAATTATCACACCGCGAGTGTGAACTCCTGCGCCTGCTCTGGCAAAACCGTAACGGCATTGCAGATCGTCGGCTCATCCTGCGAGCACTTTGGAACGACGACAGCTATTTCAACTCACGTAATCTGGATGTGTATATTACCCGCCTGCGCAACTACCTGCGCAGCGATGCGCGCGTGGAAATTATTACCGTAAAAGGGCAGGGCTACCGGTTTGTGTTACCGGAGAATTAAAAAAGTTTTTGGAGCGCTCAATTCTTTTACTCAATTCCTGGGCGCACCATTCACTTCGCTGGTACTGCCGGCTATTAGCGCGGCAAAGCGTTGTGTGGCCAAACTGTTTTGCGGCAGTGCGGTGGATGAAATAACCTGAAGTTTTTCTCGTTGTGTAAGGTGCCAGCTCAGCGCCACAGGCTCGCGGCTGCTGTGCTCAAGCTCAAAGTCAATTACATCAAGCGGGCAGCTTAGCCACGAGGAGGCATAGTCGAGCGCGCGGTCCTGATTGTAATTCTGCACACTGAAAAGATTGCCGTAAAAACTGCTGAGCGGCCGCGCAAGGCTGGCCGAAATGGTGTTGCTGCTTTGGGCTTCTACCTCCTTGCGTTTGCTGCGGTCGCGGGTTTGAAGGATAATTACACCCGAAGTGTTGGCTTCAATCCACGCGTTGAATGTATGCAGAAACAGAATAGTATTGTCCAGCCCGAAATTATCACGCATGCCCGCATCAAATACTTCAATAACCGGATTGCTCGGCAGTTCGGTAAGTGGTGTGATGTAGGGAAATGTAGCATTCATGCGCAGCACACTGGTAAAGCGCACCTCGTTTGCACCTTGCTTTTCAAACATGCGCAAAAACTCCACGCCATCAGGCAGGCGTTGATAGCTTACGTGGCTGCCCGGCTGTTCCTGCGTAAGCCATGATACATGCTGCGAACTGATCACCAGCTTGCGTCCGTCGGCAGCAATGGTGGGCGCAAAAATCATGGTCGGAATCAATGCTTTTTGCTCCGGCTCACGGTATTCGGCCAGGCTTTTGTCGAAGAGCGAATCGGTGTTGCGTAGCAGTTGTTGCTCAAATTCAAACGAGCGGTTGCGGCTGTATGTTTGTCCGTTCACCGTAACACGCCGCAACGGCAAAAACCAGTCGTTTACCGCAATGCTCACCGACATCGGATTGAGCAGATCAGCGCCCATTGTTTTGAGGTATTGCGGATTACTGCACTGTACATCCTCATCGAGCTGCTGTCTGAGCCAGATTTCGCGCATGTAGGCAGCCCCCAGCATACCGCCCGATGAACCACAGATGAGCGCCGTGCGTTGCATCAGTTGTCCGTTGCACACACTGTCTAAATGCTGCATGGTACGCAATGTCCATAAGGCCGATCGTAATCCGCCGCCGCTGCAGTTAAACAACACCAGCTTGGGTTTATGCAGCGAATCGCCTGGTTGCCGTGCCTTCCAGTTTTCCAGCACTTGAATCATGGCCAGCGAATCACTGTGCCGGTTTGCTGCATGTTCGTCCATCGCCATCAATCTTTCCATTGAATACGGTGCAGCCTCCACGGTGTAATTCATCCCAAACGCCCGTGTGCGGTTGTCGAACACTTCAAACTGATGCAGCCAGTTAAACAACAACAGCAAAGCCACCATTACCGTATTCGACCAGCCCCTGAACCACGTGTAAAGTACGCCGGTGAACATAAGGTAAAGTGTAAACAGCAAAAAAATACATGCCCCCGATGGAATCATCATCCACTGCACATCGCGAAACAAACCCATTACGAGCAGTGTAAGCAACACCACCATTTCAAAAAGCACAGCACGGCTGTGGTTGTGCCTGAATACGCGGTTGAGCAATTCCTTGTCGTAATGCTCGTAAGGCCGGGCTCTGCGAATTCGCCAGGGCAAGGCCATGTAAGTTTCCACATGCCAGTCGCGACGTTCGCGGCCGGGTGTAATTTTTTTCCACTTCAGGGCTTTGCTTATCGGATCACGACTCAGAATTACGCGATTGATACGGGGCGATGGTTTGCCGAGTGTGGATTTGTCGTAAAGTTGTTCGAGGTGACGGTTGGTGAGAAAAAAGTAGTATGCTGCACCAGCAATAAACAGCAAATTTCCACACAAATATCCGCACACATTCATCCACAACTGAAAGCTGGAGATCGGTTCATCGGTCAGGAAATTAATGATTCGCGTAATGTACACTACCTGAAACAGCAGCGGAATCATAAAATTATTGATGCAGAATTTCAGGAACGGATGAGCAGTAGTAGCAAGAAACGGAAAGCGGTAAGAATTATGTATGTAACACGAAATCTGATAGGCCATGATAAAACCACCGCAGGCAAACCCGATAATGGCATACGATACAAAGTTTACTTCACCACGATATTCCGGATCGAGAAAGAGCAGGGGGATACCGAAATTAGCCGCAAATTTTCCGGTTACAAAGCCAAACATGATAAGCCAGAAGAGTACCGGCACAGGGTTCTTCTTTAGCTGAACAAGCAGCAGCTGAATGGGGAAGAAGTAATAAAACCGGGCCAGCCAGGGCGCCCGGTTCAGCAGTTTCCTGAATCGGCCCATAACATAGGTATAAGCCGGGGCTGCGATTCCGGCATTTATTCTATATACGCAAAACAGCCGTGCTTTGTTGTAAGCATGGCTGCGAATTACTTAGCCGATTTTTTCATTCACCACGGCCAGCACATCGGCTTCATCGGCAAGGGCTTTATCCTGTATGGCTTTGCCGCGGGCAATGAGTTCGGCGGCTGCTGTTTTGTCGCTGAGTCCGGCGGCATTAATTTTCACATTCAGGTAAGCGCCCATCACTGCCGAGCGTAAGGCGAGTGCGCCCACGCCTGCATCGGAAACCGAATTCGGGTTGCCGTTTGCAGCCATGTGATGCACCAGTTCAAATCCGGCTGCCGCCACCTCCATTACACGCAGCGGAACCTGAGTAGCATACAGTGTGGCGGCCTGAATGGCGGCTGTGCGCGCTGCTTTCTCCTCGTCGGTGCCTTTGGGTAAACCAAATGCATCCATAATCCGATTGAATGCGCGCGTATCTTCATCTACCAGTTTAATAAGCTCCTTCTGCAGCTCCTGTCCTTTCTCAGCCACATTGGAAAACTCTTCCCAGCGGTCGTCCCAGCCGCGTTTGTGCGACGAGAGGTTGGCCACCATTGTGCCCAGTGCCACGCCCAGCGCGCCCATGTAGGCCGAAATGGAACCACCGCCCGGCGCAGGACTTTCACTGGCTGTTTCATCGGCAAATGCATCGAGGCGCATGCTCACTAATTTGCTGTCGGCCGCATCGCGCAGCAAATATTCAATAATGCGCTCCTCCGGCTTAAACGGCCCGAGCTCATCAAGCCCCAGCGATTTCACCGCAATTTTTATCAGCTCCGCTTCCGACACACCGGTTGAACGTTGCTGCTTGCGCAGGAAATAACGCCCCGCATCAAGCAGCGCCTGAAGCGGAATTAGTCCCACCAGTTCTGAACCCGTTACACGCAGCCCGCGCGCCTCCGCACGGCGGCATACTTCGTCAAATGCAATGTGCACCGGCGTAACCGAAATATTGGTCAGGTTCATCGAAATCTGCGCTACGCCGTATTCCTCAATATACCAGCCAATAGCTTTTACCGATTTCAGTGAGCCGGGAATCACTATCGGATTACCATCGGTATCTTTCACCACATTGCCTTTTGCGTCTTTCTGCGTACGTCCTGCCTCGCGCACGTCAAACGCAATGGCATTGGCGCGGCGCGTAGAAGTAGTATTGAGGTTGATGTTGTAAGCCACCAGAAAATCGCGCGCGCCGATTACGGTTGCGCCGCGTCTGGCATCAAATTCTCCCGGACCGAAATCGGGTTTCCATTCGGGCAGTTTTATCTTTTTGAAAAAGCCTTCGTATTCGCCGGCACGGATTACCGAGAGATTACTGCGGTTTTTATTGGCCTGCGCAGCTTCGTAGAGATACACCGGAATGCCGAGTTCATTGCCCACACGTTCGCCAAGCGTTTGTGCCCAGCGTGCGGTTTCTTCCATCGAAATACCTGAAACCGGAATCAGCGGACATACATCGGTAGCACCCATGCGCGGGTGTTCGCCTTTGTGTTTGCTCATGTCAATCAGTTCGCCCGCTTTGCGTATGGCCTGAAATGCGGCCTCGGTAACGGCTGCCGGTTCACCCACAAACGTTACTACCGTGCGGTTGGTGGCTTTGCCCGGATCTACATTGAGAAGTTTAACGCCTTCTACGGCCTCAATACAGTCGGTAATTTGTTTGATGATATTCAGATCGCGGCCTTCGCTGAAATTGGGCACACATTCGATGAGCTGTTTCATAGTTGCGAAACTACCAAAAAAATACAGAGCTACTTACGCTTATCCGGCTTACTTTTGCACGCATGAAACGGCAAATTTGGTTTTGGTTACTTTCGCTTTTACCCGGAATTATTTTCGCACAGTCGCCCCGTCAATACGATGAGCAGTTTCACGCCTGGTATGTCATCATGGGCAATCACCGCCTCACTTCAAAATGGGGCTTGCATACCGAGGTGCAACTTCGGCGTGCAGGTATCATCACTCCTGCACAGCAGCATCTTTTCCGTGCGGGTGTCGATTATCGTTTGCACAATAATCTCATACTCACTGCCGGTTACTGCTATGTGTACACGGATAGTTATGGTAAACAACCCGCTCCGCTTCCGTTCAACGAACATCGTGGCTGGCAGCAGGTGTTGCTTACACACGCCATAGGCCGTGCACGTGTTCAGCACCGCTACCGGTTAGAAAACCGCTGGCTCGAGCGTTATAATTCAACGTCTCAGCGGAATGAAGTGGTATATGTAAATCGTTTCCGTTACCGCTTGCAGCTCACGTTACCCATAAATAAACCCGATATGGTGCCCGGTGCGTTTTTTGCAACGGTAAACGATGAGTTGTGGGTGAATTTCGGTAAACAGATTCGTTACAATGTATTCGATCAGAACCGGGCTTATGCAGGTTTCGGCTATCAGCTCAATCCATCATGCAATGTACAGCTGGGTTATCTCAACCAGTTAATTTTTAAAAGCGACGGTGTGAGGGTGGAAAATAATCACACCCTGCAAGTGGCATTTTTCTGTAATCTCGATTTCAGAAAGAAGGATGAAGCACAGCCTTGATAAAATCGGTAATTAAATAAGTAATCAGCTTACCGGTTTTATTGTCCATTTTACGATGTGCCAGCACCGGAGCAGCTTCGGCCAGATGAAGGTAAAGCGGCATGGTGTTTTTTGCACAGCGGTACACAAACAAACGTGCGTCGTTTGCGCTGATACCGCTCGGGGTACGTGCACTGCTGGGCATGTTTTCCACACTGTCTAAATCCACTTCAATGCCGGTGTATGTTTTTCCGGTAAATGTGCAGGCCTGATTTACGGCTTCGGAAAAACTTATTTTCTGGCGAATAAAGATATTCTCGAAAAGTGTGTAGTGGAAATGCTGCGGGTAATGATGCATTTCATGCCGTATGGCCTGTGCGTTGTAGTTTTCGTGCAGGCCGGTAATGCTGTACCGGCTCAGATAGCCTTCCTGCCACGCATAGCGGAAGCCGTTGCCGCTGTGCCGTCCTTCAGGTGCGCGAAAATCGCTGTGCGCATCGCAGTTAAGTATGCTCAGCTGGAATGCCGGCTGATGCGCACGCAAGGCTTCCACCGTGCCGCGTATATTGCCATAGGCATTGTTGTGGCCGCCGCCAATTACAATGGGAATTTTGCCGGCCGAAACAACGGTGCGTATCACTTCAGTAACACGCGCATCAAGCTGCGAAGTAAGTTCACGCGCAATGCTCACTCCGTCGTTGCTGCTGAAGTCAAGCTGATCGGCCTGTCTCATCAGGTCATCAACCACTACATTACCGGCTACCAGCATTTCGGCGCCGGTAAGCAAGTCGGTGCTTTGCACGTTGAGCAATGCAGCAAGTGCAGGCTCCCAGGCACTCCACGCGCCGCCGCGGCCATAATTTGCGCGTATGCCAATGTCTTCAGGAATGCCCACCAGCACAAAGCGGGCATTGCTGTTTTGCAGATAAGCCACAGGCTGCATACCGGGCGGGAAAGTCTGCACGCGTTCGCCAAGTTTTACTTCACCGCTGCGGCGGCGCGTGCGCGTGGCAATATCGGCGGCGGTGAGGAGGTTGAGGTGGTTCATTGTGTAGTGAGTGATTTCAGCTTTTCAATGAAGTAGCCTGCGCTTTTGCAGTTTGTATGTGAAGCCGCTCGTTCAACAGAAAAGCCCGATTGAAGCATTAAGCGTGTTAGTATAATCTTGTCACTAACACCTCGCCCGCTTTGAGAAAGCCTGAGCTTCTTAATTTCATCAATCGGCCTGATAAATGCTTCAGGATATTCGCATTCGAATGTCGTACTATTCAAAAACTTTCGCATCGCAACTGTATCTGCCAGAAACCATGCTTCAAGTTGTGAAACAGATACAATTACCAATTCATCTTTTCCGGGTAATATCCGATTCTTAACCGTGGTGATGCAAGGTTCATGATCTTTATCGGTAAGTATAATAATGATAGAAGCACCCTTATCCTTTAGAATATTAACTGCTTCTGCCCGACGATGCGGCAATTGATTACAGTTACCAGTTGCATCAATAACTGATGTAACAAAGTGAAGCTGGTTTTTTTTGAGAAAATCTCGGAATGATTCGGATTCTAAAATCAACCGCTCACTGGCTCCTTCGGCAATAAATCCGACCACTACCACGGAATACCTCCTCCGAGTGTATTGGTAAGTAATGCCTCATCCATGTGCATGCCATGCAAATTCAAGCCTTTAATTTGGCGCACAGAAGTAACCCCGTTTTTCTTATCTACGAGAATAACTTCTTCTGTGGTAAGACTTCTGATTAATGACTGAGAATGTGTATTAAGCCAGATCGTATGACCGTATTCTGTACAGGCAAACCTGAAGAAATCCACAAGTTTATTTACAACTTTCGGATTTAGTCCATTTTCAGGTTCTTCAATACATAAAAACTGCGGCGAGTAACTTTGATAAACAGCCGTTAATAATGTAATTATATTATAAGTGCCATCAGAAATCAGATTGCGGGTAAATGGTTTACTTGTACCAGTTTCGTAAACTAATAAAGAATCCTTGCCACTTAATTCTGAAGAGTGGATTTCAATATTCTCAAAACCAGGGATGAACAAGGAAAGCCACTCAAGAATTTCTTGCTTTTTATTTGTATCCCGCAAAAGGCGTTTTAATACTTGCTCAAGATTATTGCAGGATGTATTTAAACGAAGCCCGTCATGAATGTTAAAGCGATCTTTACCACCAATGAAAATCCGGCTGCCGTTATCAATGTATTTTTCCTGGAGGAAATAAGTCCGGTCCTCATTTCCTTCTTTAACACCAGAAAAATTATTTCGCTTCCATTGATTATTTTTAATTGTCATTTTGGGCATATAGCCATAGCCAAGATCAAGCATTACATCTGTGCTCGAAAAATATCCTCGTTCTAGATTTCGGGGAAAAATATCATCAATATTGCCAAAGGTTCTGATAATATCACTGCCACTATTCCTTTCATGAAGAATAAGAAACTCTACAGCTTCGAAAATAGAGGACTTACCTGATGCGTTTGCACCAATAAATACGCTGAAATCATTCGGATCTGTAATAGATAGTTGCCGAATTGATTTAAAATTATCAATATATAATCCTCTTACTTCCACCCCACAAATATACAACCCCCTCCCCCCCTTTTTTACCTCCCCCCCAACTTTTTCCCAAAATTCCACACCTCCTTCACCAGATTACTGCCAAATGCATAGGGCAGATAATTAACCGATGGCATGGGTGAGGTGATGAAGAAACTGGCGGCCTTACCGGGCGTAATGCTGCCGTGTGTGGCGCTGAGATCCATAGCCGCGGCAGCATTGAGTGTGGCGGCATTGATGGCCTCATTGGGCGTCATGCGGTGTGTGATGCAGAGCATGCTTACCATCTGACTCATGTTTCCGGTGGGCGAACTGCCGGGATTATAATCAGTAGCTACGGCCACGGGCAGGCCGGCATCAATCATTTGCCGGGCAGGCGGCCAGGGCAGGCCCAGAAAAAATGCTGCGCCGGGCAGCAGCGTGGGCATGGTGTTGCTTTGCAGCAGTGCCGCAATTTCTTCTTCGCCCACATATTCAAGATGGTCCACACTTACTGCGCCTACTTTTACACCCGCCTGCACACCGCCCGATGCGCTGAGCTGGTTGGCATGCACTTTGGGCTTGAGACCATACTTCAGGCCGGTTTCAAGAATGTGAATTGTTTCTTCGGGCGTAAAATAGTTGCGTTCGCAGAATACATCACAGTAATCGGCCAGCTTTTCGGCAGCCACGGCAGGAATGAGTTCGTCGGTAATAAGGCGGATGTAACCCTGCTTATCATTTTTGTAGGCAGCCGGCACAGCATGTGCGCCCAGCAATGTAGCCTTAACACTTATGTCCACTGCACTGCGCAGGCGATTGATCACACGCAGCATTTTCAGCTCGCTTTCGAGGCTTAGTCCGTAGCCACTTTTTATTTCAATGGCGCCCGTACCCAGTTTCATCACCTCGGTAAGCCGCTGCATGGCTGCCTCAAAAAGCTCATCTTCTGAAGCGT
This genomic window from Bacteroidota bacterium contains:
- a CDS encoding imidazolonepropionase, which codes for MQKLLIKNIGGLVNVRETAPERVKGKEMDELTVLHDAWLAVEDGVIADFGTMENWPGISDWSGLEVLDAEEGYLFPAWCDSHTHIVYAGSREGEFVDRIRGLSYEDIAARGGGILNSAAKLAHASEDELFEAAMQRLTEVMKLGTGAIEIKSGYGLSLESELKMLRVINRLRSAVDISVKATLLGAHAVPAAYKNDKQGYIRLITDELIPAVAAEKLADYCDVFCERNYFTPEETIHILETGLKYGLKPKVHANQLSASGGVQAGVKVGAVSVDHLEYVGEEEIAALLQSNTMPTLLPGAAFFLGLPWPPARQMIDAGLPVAVATDYNPGSSPTGNMSQMVSMLCITHRMTPNEAINAATLNAAAAMDLSATHGSITPGKAASFFITSPMPSVNYLPYAFGSNLVKEVWNFGKKLGGR
- a CDS encoding formimidoylglutamase; the encoded protein is MNHLNLLTAADIATRTRRRSGEVKLGERVQTFPPGMQPVAYLQNSNARFVLVGIPEDIGIRANYGRGGAWSAWEPALAALLNVQSTDLLTGAEMLVAGNVVVDDLMRQADQLDFSSNDGVSIARELTSQLDARVTEVIRTVVSAGKIPIVIGGGHNNAYGNIRGTVEALRAHQPAFQLSILNCDAHSDFRAPEGRHSGNGFRYAWQEGYLSRYSITGLHENYNAQAIRHEMHHYPQHFHYTLFENIFIRQKISFSEAVNQACTFTGKTYTGIEVDLDSVENMPSSARTPSGISANDARLFVYRCAKNTMPLYLHLAEAAPVLAHRKMDNKTGKLITYLITDFIKAVLHPSF
- a CDS encoding AAA family ATPase, coding for MEVRGLYIDNFKSIRQLSITDPNDFSVFIGANASGKSSIFEAVEFLILHERNSGSDIIRTFGNIDDIFPRNLERGYFSSTDVMLDLGYGYMPKMTIKNNQWKRNNFSGVKEGNEDRTYFLQEKYIDNGSRIFIGGKDRFNIHDGLRLNTSCNNLEQVLKRLLRDTNKKQEILEWLSLFIPGFENIEIHSSELSGKDSLLVYETGTSKPFTRNLISDGTYNIITLLTAVYQSYSPQFLCIEEPENGLNPKVVNKLVDFFRFACTEYGHTIWLNTHSQSLIRSLTTEEVILVDKKNGVTSVRQIKGLNLHGMHMDEALLTNTLGGGIPW
- a CDS encoding DUF2490 domain-containing protein gives rise to the protein MKRQIWFWLLSLLPGIIFAQSPRQYDEQFHAWYVIMGNHRLTSKWGLHTEVQLRRAGIITPAQQHLFRAGVDYRLHNNLILTAGYCYVYTDSYGKQPAPLPFNEHRGWQQVLLTHAIGRARVQHRYRLENRWLERYNSTSQRNEVVYVNRFRYRLQLTLPINKPDMVPGAFFATVNDELWVNFGKQIRYNVFDQNRAYAGFGYQLNPSCNVQLGYLNQLIFKSDGVRVENNHTLQVAFFCNLDFRKKDEAQP
- the ftcD gene encoding glutamate formimidoyltransferase, coding for MKQLIECVPNFSEGRDLNIIKQITDCIEAVEGVKLLNVDPGKATNRTVVTFVGEPAAVTEAAFQAIRKAGELIDMSKHKGEHPRMGATDVCPLIPVSGISMEETARWAQTLGERVGNELGIPVYLYEAAQANKNRSNLSVIRAGEYEGFFKKIKLPEWKPDFGPGEFDARRGATVIGARDFLVAYNINLNTTSTRRANAIAFDVREAGRTQKDAKGNVVKDTDGNPIVIPGSLKSVKAIGWYIEEYGVAQISMNLTNISVTPVHIAFDEVCRRAEARGLRVTGSELVGLIPLQALLDAGRYFLRKQQRSTGVSEAELIKIAVKSLGLDELGPFKPEERIIEYLLRDAADSKLVSMRLDAFADETASESPAPGGGSISAYMGALGVALGTMVANLSSHKRGWDDRWEEFSNVAEKGQELQKELIKLVDEDTRAFNRIMDAFGLPKGTDEEKAARTAAIQAATLYATQVPLRVMEVAAAGFELVHHMAANGNPNSVSDAGVGALALRSAVMGAYLNVKINAAGLSDKTAAAELIARGKAIQDKALADEADVLAVVNEKIG